The Methanomicrobia archaeon genomic sequence GTGCGGTGTGGATTGCCTCAGGGATCGCTGCCACTCGAAGGGCATTATCCGTGCCGCTTCTACGGATGTCAACGGCTCTTCGGCTGCTGAATAGGCTGCTGAATAGGTACTGTGCCAGTTCTGAGGGTTGGCACCAGGCAGGGAACTATACGACCGTGTGCGAAACCGGCGACTTCTACGAGGCTCAACCAAAACGCTCGCGATTTCGAACGGCATGCACTAGCATACAATAGTTTTTAATTGATCGGGCCATATCTTTAATGTCAGAGCGAGAAATAGATTATTCATGCATGATGCATGATGAGTGAGAGGGGGAAAAATGGGATTAAAAGAAGGTTTCGAGAAGCTATTTGTGAAAAAAGAGGGAATACGTGACGAGGATGATTATCAGGACTTGGACTTAGAGGAGTACGAAGAGGAGCTCAGGGAAGAAGAAGGCGTACGGATGTACATAAAGCTCGCGGAATTGACAGGGTTATACGACATTCCCGATTTGAAGAAGGAGATCTACGGTGGTAATATCTTAATTCTGGACATATCCCTGGCGAAGCAGGACAAGGTGCTGGTAGAGAAGGCGATAAAAGACTTGAAGATGGCGGCATTCGATGTGGGCGGAGACATCGCGGGCATCTCGGATGACCAGGTGATTGTAGCGCCATTAGGCATTAAGATCGAACGGAAGAAGCTGACCAAGAAGTAGCGTAGCAGCCTCCTTTCTTTCGGGCTGCTGTGCTGTGCAGGGGAGTTACCGTGCCGTGAAAGAGACTTGTCCACTCTGTGGGGCAGAAAGCGAATTACAGGTTGTACCCTATGACATTCCCTTCTTCGGCGAAGTGATGATTTTTACCGTGGTTTGCCCCTCGTGTGGCTATCACGCTACCGACGTACTGACGCTCGCAGAAGAGCAGAAGAAACGATGCGAGCTGGTGGTCTCGTCGATAGAGGATGTCAACGCAATCGTCGTGCGGTCTTCGTCAGGAACCATTGAGATCCCGGAGTTGGGCGTAAGCGTGGAGCCGAAGCGCGGGGAAGCTTTTATATCTACGGTCGAGGGCGTGCTGAAGCGTGTGGAGAACGTGGTGATGATGCTGGCCAGAGATGGCGCGAGCAAGAAGCGTATAGATGCGGTACTGAAGCAGATAGATGAGATAAAGTTAGGTAAAGCAAGTATGACGTTAATAATTGAAGATCCTACGGGTAACAGCGCGATAATTCCCAATAAACTTTTCTATAAAAAAGAAGAGGGTACTTAATAGCTAAACAATCTCATGCGTAGGTGTTTATTGCGATAAAAGAGCGTGAAAGAGGGCGTAAAAATGGGTATGCGGGATACGATGGAGAAGAACATAAAGGTGGAGTTCGTGAGCAGGGAGCCGATGGAAGAGCAGGCGATAGAGATAGTGGAGCGCAAGGGGCTCGGTCATCCAGACAGCTTATGCGACGGTATTGCAGACGCGGTGAGTGTAGCGCTGTGTAGAGAATATCAGGAAAAGTGTGGTGTGATTCTGCATCACAACACGGATAAAGTGCAACTCTCTGCCGGCAGGTCACATCCGTGCTACGGTGGTGGCGAGGTCATTTCGCCGATCTATATACTGCTGGGTGGACGGGCAACGCGCGTCTTTCAAGGCGAGGAGATCGCCGTTGATACCGTGGCC encodes the following:
- the sepF gene encoding cell division protein SepF; translated protein: MGLKEGFEKLFVKKEGIRDEDDYQDLDLEEYEEELREEEGVRMYIKLAELTGLYDIPDLKKEIYGGNILILDISLAKQDKVLVEKAIKDLKMAAFDVGGDIAGISDDQVIVAPLGIKIERKKLTKK
- a CDS encoding ZPR1 zinc finger domain-containing protein, with the protein product MKETCPLCGAESELQVVPYDIPFFGEVMIFTVVCPSCGYHATDVLTLAEEQKKRCELVVSSIEDVNAIVVRSSSGTIEIPELGVSVEPKRGEAFISTVEGVLKRVENVVMMLARDGASKKRIDAVLKQIDEIKLGKASMTLIIEDPTGNSAIIPNKLFYKKEEGT